From one Parambassis ranga chromosome 5, fParRan2.1, whole genome shotgun sequence genomic stretch:
- the LOC114435744 gene encoding tripartite motif-containing protein 16-like produces MAQQRNQQDSLRFSCSICLDLLKDPVAVPCGHSYCMKCIQSFWDEEDRKGIHSCPQCRKTFTPRPVLEKNLLLAELVEELKKTGLQAAPADHCYAGPEDVACDVCTDRKLKASKSCLDCLVSYCEKHLQPHYDVAAFKKHKLVEPSKKLQENICSRHDEVMKIFCRTDQQSVCYLCTMDEHKGHDTVPAAAERAEKQKELQVSRTNLQQGIQEAQKDVKLLQQQVEAISGSADKTVEDSEKIFTELIRLIQKGSSDVKQQVRSQEEAEVSRVKERQEELEQKITEMKRIDAELEQLSHTEEHIHFLHKYRSLSALSESTHSSSINIRPLRYFKDMTAAVSELRDKLQDSLRETWTKVSLTEVDVLLSEPEPQTRADFLKRSCELTLDPNTANTHLLLSERNRKVTVMSQQQSYSSHPDRFIRWQVLSKESLTGRCYWEVEWRDEEFDVAVAYKNMNRAERFGSNDKSWIFHIEKELFSTRYSHSFCHNKIHTEVSGPPSSRVGVYLDHRAGILSFYSVSKTMTLLHRVQTTFTQPLYAGLCFYDYGDTAELIKVQ; encoded by the coding sequence ATGGCGCAGCAAAGAAACCAGCAGGACTCACTGAGGTTCTCTTGTTCCATCTGTCTGGATCTCCTGAAGGATCCAGTGGCTGTCccctgtggacacagctactgcatGAAGTGTATTCAAAGCTTCTGGGATGAAGAGGACAGGAAGGGAATCcacagctgtcctcagtgcaggaagactttcacaccgaggcctgtcctggAGAAAAACCTCCTGTTAGCAGAGttagtggaggagctgaagaagactggactccaagctgctcctgctgatcactgctatgctggacctgaagatgtggcctgtgatgtctGCACTGACAGGAAGCTGAAAGCCAGCAAGTCCTGTCTGGACTGTTTGGTGTCATACTGTGAGAAACACCTCCAACCTCACTATGATGTAGCTGCGTTTaagaaacacaagctggtggagccctccaagaagctccaggagaacatctgctctcgtcatgatgaggtgatgaagatcttctgccgcactgatcagcagtctgtctgttatCTCTGCACAATGGATGAACATAAAGGCCATGACACAgtcccagctgcagcagagagagctgaGAAGCAGAAGGAGCTCCAGGTGAGCAGGACAAACCTCCAGCAGGGAATCCAGGAGGCACAGaaagatgtgaagctgctccaacagcaggtggaggccatcagtggctctgctgataaaacagtggaggacagtgagaagATCTTCACTGAGCTGATCCGTCTGATCCAGAAAGGAagctctgatgtgaagcagcaggtcagatcccAGGAGGAAGCTGAAGTGAGTCGAGTCAAAGAgcgtcaggaggagctggagcagaagatCACTGAGATGAAGAGGATAGATGCCGAGCTGGAGCAGCTCTcgcacacagaggaacacatcCACTTTCTACACAAGTACCgctcactgtcagcactcagtgagtccacacactcatccagcatcaacatCCGTCCTCTGAGGTACTTTAAGgacatgacagcagctgtgtcagagctcagagacaaactacaggacTCTCTGAGGGAGACGTGGACAAAAGTCTCACTGACTGAAGTGGATGTTCTACTGTCAGAACCAGAGccacagaccagagctgacTTCTTGAAGCGTTCATGTGAACTCACcctggatccaaacacagcaaacacacatctgttatTATCTGAGAGGAACAGAAAAGTAACAGTAATGAGTCAACAACAGTCTTATTCAagtcatccagacagattcatTAGGTGGCAGGTCCTGAGTAAAGAGAGTCTGACTGGACgttgttactgggaggtggagtggAGAGATGAGGAATTTGATGTAGCAGTCGCATACAAGAAtatgaacagagcagagaggtttGGATCCAATGATAAATCTTGGATATTCCATATTGAGAAAGAATTATTTAGTACTAGGTATAGTCATAGTTTTTGTCACAACAAGATCCACACTGAGGTCTCAGGTCCTCCTTCCTCCAGAGTAGGAGTGTACctggatcacagagcaggtattctgtccttctacagcgtCTCTAAAACCAtgactctcctccacagagtccagaccacattcactcagcctctctaTGCTGgactttgtttttatgattatGGAGACACTGCTGAGCTGATTAAAGTCCAATAG